AGCAGCCCAGAGGGACAATGAGGAGGATACAGCTGATGATCCCAGGAAACTGAAGCCTGGAGAGATCGACCCCAACCCTGAAACCAAGCCCGCTAGGCCTGACCCTGTGGACATGGACGAAGGtacgtttatttatttattatttaacctttatttaaccaggtaggctagttgagaacaagttctcatttgcaactgcgacctggccaagataaagcaaagcagtttgacacatacaacaacacagagttacacatgggacaaacaaacatacaatcaataatacagtagaaaaatctatatacagcatgtgcaaatgaggtaggataagagaggtaaggaaataaataggccatggtggcaaagtaattacaatatagcaattaaacactggaatggtaggatgtgcagaagatgaatgtgcaagttgagatactggggtgcaaaggaccaagataaataaatacagtatggggatgaggtagattggatgggctatttacagatgagctatgcacaggtgcagtgatctgtgagctgctctgacagcttgtgcttaaagttagtgagggaggtaggagtctccagcttcagatatttgtgcagttcgttccagtcattggcagcagagaactggaaggagaggcggccaaaggaagaattggtgcAATGCTTCTTCGGCTCGTTGCTGTTCAGTCAACTTGCATGGTTTattaaaattaaataaataagaccaaACCAGCTATTCCTgactgtgtgtttctgtttgtgtgtatAGATGAGCTGGAGATGCTGTCCGAGGCCAGAGCTCGTCTGGCCAACACTCAGGGCAAGAAAGCCAAGAGGAAGGCCAGAGAGAAACAGCTGGAGGAGGCCAGGTATATACAGGCACACACCTTTTACACACCAGCACAAATGTGTGTTTCAAATAAGAGCTGTGTCATGTAAATACAACAAATGCAGGATTTGTCATTTGTGAACTGCATAACGTTCAGCATAACTTTCAGACAGACATTTCTGAATTTGCTCTCAGAGTGAGGGTACTCGATTAAGCTGGCCTGGTGCCTCGTGGGTGTAGTTTACACCGGGTGAAAAGTGATTGCATTCATTTTGGAACTGGGCTGCCTTCAGGCGTGAGCCCCGCGCCCCGTTCTGGCTGGTGGCAGCGTTGTCTCAAAACAAAAGTGATGTAGGTTAAGCACgtggagtaatgagtaggattctgttTTCACATGCAAAGTGATTTATTTTCATAACACTATTTtgccttcccaatgaaaaatAGTTTGAGAATTCAaacatttatatatatagagatatatgtTTCTGAACAATGCATCATtctgccttgttgacaacatgaccgaGTGGCGCAGATTACTGTTCAATTTGAGCAGGACGTGTGTCCATCACCGGTTTTGCATGTTCATAGCCCGTTGCAACCCGGTCCATCTTAATCGAATCCCCTCAATGCCTACCACCAAATCAAGAAAACTTTCAACCCTGACAAACATACacgccctctctttctcctcactcCCAGACGACTGGCTGCTCTACAGAAGCGCAGGGAGTTGAGGGCAGCAGGCATCGACGctcagaagaagaggaagaagaagagaggagtggaCTACAATGCTGAGATTCCCTTTGAGAAGAAACCTTCTCAGGTAACACATTACATACACATACATCaacgtgtgtgtgaggtgtgtattATTGGGGCTAAGTGTTATTATATTATGATTCTAGGGTTTCTATGACACCAGCATGGAGCTCTACGAAGGTCTGGAACCAAACTTCAAACGCCTGCGACAACAACACCTGGACGGAGAGCTACgcaagtcagtcacacacacacacccaacttGACGAATGCCACAAGTATGATCTGATTGGGCCGTTTATAGATGGGATAATTTGACAGTTTGAATGTGAGGAGGAGAGAGCTGTGTGCCTGACTTTGTGTGTCCTCagtgagaaggaggagagggagaggaagagggatagaCAGAAGATCAAGAAGAAGAAGGAAAGTGATCTTCCGTCAGCCATCCTCCAGACCAGCGGAGTAGCGGAGTTCACCAAGAAACGCAGCAAACTGGTGCTGCCTGCACCACAGGTAACAacgctgactgtgtgtgtgcatctctgatttttatttatttattttatttcacctttatttaaccaggtaggctagttgagaacaagttctcatttgcaactgcgacctggccaagataaagtgaTGCATAGCTACAGGAAGTATTGAAGTTTTGTCAGGCCAGTGAAGTTTGACTGCGTGTCTGATGTTGTCTGGCTGACGCTGTCTGGCGTGTGTAGATCTCTGATGCGGAGCTGGAGGAGGTGGTTAAGCTGGGTCAGGCCAGTGAAGTGGCTCGTCAGACCGCTGAGGAATCTGGGATCACTAACTCCGCCTCCTCAGCCCTACTGTCAGAATACAGCCTTTCCAACAGCGCCATGGCAACTGGGCTACGCACCCCCAAGACCCCTGCTGCGCAGGACAAGATACTACAGGTACACACAGtcactctccctttttctctgtctCAGGGTATATGAAGAAAGCTGTCCACGGTACATATTACCATTCAATGTGAATCATAACATCAAATTAATGCCAATACAATACCTCtgacaacatctctctctctctgcaggaggcCCAGAACCTGATGGCTCTAACTAACGTAGACACTCCTCTGAAAGGAGGTCTGAACACTCCTCTCCACCAGAGTGACTTCTCAGGAGTCACACCCCAAAGACAGGCAGTACAGACACCGAATACTGTACTGACCACACCTTTCAGGTACACAcacgccagcagcataccaccttgCATCCCACTGGTGGCTTGCcgctgaagctaagcagggttggtcctggtcggtccctggatgttggagggccagtaggaggcactctttcctctggtctaaaaataaTATCTCAATGCTCCAGGGCAGTGATATGGGACATTGccttgtgtagggtgccgtcttttggatgggacgttaaacgggtgtcctgactccctgtggtcactaaagattccATGGCACTTATCACAAGAGTCGGGTTGTTAACCATGGTGTCCTGTTTAAATTCCCAATCTAGCCCTCATATcttcatggccacctaatcatccccagcttccaattggttcattcatccccccttctctcccctgtaactattccccaggtcgttgctgtaaatgagaatgtgttctcagtcaatttacctggtaaaataaattaaCATGCCATCCATTCTCCCACACACCTAATTCTGTACTGACTAGTGGCACACACTATTGCTGTTGTAGAACCCCGGGTCCAGGGTCTGAGGGCGGTATGACCCCCCAGGGAGCGTTAACCCCTAAAGGACCGGGTACTGTGACCCCTGGATTAACCCCTGGGCGCACCCCTCTACGAGACAAACTCAACATCAATACTGAGGAACAACTAGCAGACCCTGCCTACGCtagacatctggtaacacaaacTACTATTGAAATGGCTACTGTTTCGAATTCGTTTTTGTGTATGTATAACGTTATTTTCTGTGTGTGTAACTTTattttgtgtgtatgtgcgtaGCAACGAGAGTCGAGGGAGCAGCTGAAGCTGGGTCTGATGTCGCTGCCGATCCCCAAGAACGACTTTGAGATCGTTCTACCAGAAAACGCAGAGACTGAACTGGAGGAAATGGAGACGGAGACTGGATACATGGAGGATGCCTCAGAGATAGAGCTACGCAAACAGGTAACACTCGGTCACACAGACCCACATGCATACAACTCATATAAAGCTCTACTCTTGACTATCCCCTTTTGTAACTATccccttttgtgtgtgtgttgcaggctgCCCGGGATGCAGAGCAGGAGAAAGAGCTGAAGCTGAGACACACTGCTGTACAGAGGATTCTACCTAGACCATCAGAGGTAAGCACACACAGTgtgactctctcacacacaagagTTCAAGTGCTGCATCACCTCCCCTTCCCGGCTACAGCATTAGTGACAAAACTAATgcagaattgtgtgtgtgtgtaggtgaatgAGTCTATCCTGCGTCCGTTGGGAACAGATCCTCTGTCAGAACTGCAGCAGGCTGAGGAGATGCTCAAGAAGGAGATGATCACTATGCTGCACTTTGACTGTCTACACCACCCACCAGCCAACCAACAGGTAGGTGtatacacatacataaacacacacagggcTGCGTTTGGAGCAGAACTAAAGTACTTTGTTTATCCAACCACAGCGCAGCAAACAACGAGGGCCTGCCTCCACCTCCAACAACGCAGAACACATCGCCCACCTGGACAGACACCCCTACAAGCCAATCAGCAATGAGGAGCTGGCacatgtaaaacacacacacacacacacccctactatCCAGTGTTTCCCAACCTGTTTCCCCTGCAATGTCATGGTCTCCATCTGCTGTGTTTTAGTCTTGTTTTAGTATGCCTCAATCCTAAAATGAATAGGAAAACTGTCTAGGAATAGGAAAGATGGACACTGTCTAGATGGAGTACTAGGGATGGGTACGGTTAATCGAATATCCGAACGGACGTTAGTATTGACTTACTTGAGTTCATTTTCAGATTTGTTTTAAAAAGGCCTAAAAAAAAACAATGACAAAGATTTGTCTAAATTACATTTGAAATGATCCTTGTGATATTGTTACCTACAAGGATATACCATGACATTAGAAATTCTTAATATAATAAAACCACTATCTTTtgaatgtatactgaacaaaaatataaatgcaacatgcaacaatttcaaagattttactgagttactcttcatgtaaggaaatcagtaaattgaaataaataaatttggccccgactctatggatttcacatgactgggaatacagatatgcatctgttagtcacagataccttaagggAAAAAAAGGTAGGGTTGTGACTccggtcagtatctggtgtgaccaccgtttGCCTCATTCAGCGTGATGCAACTCTCCTtcacagagttgatcaggctgttgattgtggcctgtggaatattgtgccactcctcttcaatggagttgctggatattggcgggaactggaacatgctgtcgatccagagcatcccaaacatcctcaatggatgacatgtctggtgagaatgcaggccatggaagaactggggcattttcagcttccagcaaTTGCATAAAAATCCTAGCGACATGAAGCAacgcattatcatgctgaaacatgaggtgatgggggGTGGAGAATGGCACCACAATGGGCCttgggatctcgtcacggtatcgctgtgcattcaaattgccattgataaaatgcaattttgttcgtagcttattcctgcccataccataaccccaccgccagcatggggcactctgttcacaacgttgacatcggcaaaccgcttgcccacacggcgccatacacgtggtctgcggttgtgaggccggttgtcaaattatctaaaatgatgttggaggcagcttatggtagagaaatgaacatgaaattatctggcaacagctctgttgtacatttctgcagtcagcatgccaattgcacagtccctcaaaacttgagacatctgtggcattgtgtgaaagtgaccttttattgtccccagcataaggtgcagctatgtaatgatcatgcttaatcagcttcttcatatgcTTCATAGAAataaagctttttgtgtgtatggaacatttctgggatgtttaATTCAGcaaaacattggaccaacactttacatgttgtgtttatatcttTGTTATCAATGTAGGTTTTATAATGGTGCATTGAGTTACAGCTGCCCATTTGGCCCTCCAGTCTGCCCAGACATCAGTATGCTGTTTTTCCCACTTCGAATGGCAATTACAGGCGTCCACATAATGGAGTTtctacaaatcaaatttgattagtcacatgcgctgaatacaacagttgtagaccttacagtgaaatgcttacttacgagtccctaaccaacaatgcagtttaaaaaaaatacagataagaaaaataaataaaagtaacaagtaactaaagagcagcagtaaaatagcaaactatatacaggggggtaccggtacagagtcaatgtgcgggggcaccggttagttgaggtaatatgtacatgtaggtagagttacaaGACCTGAGATCAATGCAAAATACTCACCAGAAAACATTGTTGGATCAGAATCTGTTCTAAATTCATAATTTTCTTTCACTGTTGCTGTTCGCCAAAACTACAGAGAAAAGCAGTCTGTCTGCATTTTACCTCTGCCATGTGCATTTTTGGTCATTTTGATTGGTCAAGAGTGTAAAAATGAATAGCATTTCCACTATGGTCCATGCTATCTGGGATCCTAGAGACcatccctaccccattgaagttgacatttaaaatggtacgGTTAAGGTTGGGTATAGGGTAGGGACATCCCCGGATTGCATTGACCTTTCGACTATCCAGATAcacgtttaaaaaatatatattatataaaataaaatccCTACAGAGTAGAGTAACTTTGTCCACGCAATGTGGACATTTGTGTGAGATGTGTAAATAATAGTGCTT
This Salvelinus fontinalis isolate EN_2023a chromosome 16, ASM2944872v1, whole genome shotgun sequence DNA region includes the following protein-coding sequences:
- the LOC129813000 gene encoding cell division cycle 5-like protein, which produces MPRIMIKGGVWRNTEDEILKAAVMKYGKNQWSRIASLLHRKSAKQCKARWYEWLDPSIKKTEWSREEEEKLLHLAKLMPTQWRTIAPIIGRTAAQCLEHYEFLLDKAAQRDNEEDTADDPRKLKPGEIDPNPETKPARPDPVDMDEDELEMLSEARARLANTQGKKAKRKAREKQLEEARRLAALQKRRELRAAGIDAQKKRKKKRGVDYNAEIPFEKKPSQGFYDTSMELYEGLEPNFKRLRQQHLDGELRNEKEERERKRDRQKIKKKKESDLPSAILQTSGVAEFTKKRSKLVLPAPQISDAELEEVVKLGQASEVARQTAEESGITNSASSALLSEYSLSNSAMATGLRTPKTPAAQDKILQEAQNLMALTNVDTPLKGGLNTPLHQSDFSGVTPQRQAVQTPNTVLTTPFRTPGPGSEGGMTPQGALTPKGPGTVTPGLTPGRTPLRDKLNINTEEQLADPAYARHLQRESREQLKLGLMSLPIPKNDFEIVLPENAETELEEMETETGYMEDASEIELRKQAARDAEQEKELKLRHTAVQRILPRPSEVNESILRPLGTDPLSELQQAEEMLKKEMITMLHFDCLHHPPANQQRSKQRGPASTSNNAEHIAHLDRHPYKPISNEELAHASELLSQEMEVVKAGMGHGDLSMEAYSQVWEECYGQVLYLSAQSRYTRANLASKKDRIDSLEKKLEINRGHMTCEARRAARLERRLKVLLGGYQSRAVGLLKQHGELWEQVEQAATELHTFTELKKQEDTAIPRRQEALREDVERQQEREKELQQRYGDLLLEKEALLSAKY